In Archaeoglobaceae archaeon, a single window of DNA contains:
- a CDS encoding 50S ribosomal protein L39e, whose product MGKKTLGVKLRLAKALKQNVRAPVWVTIKTGRRVFGSPKRRYWRRRKLKV is encoded by the coding sequence ATGGGTAAGAAAACTCTTGGAGTTAAATTGAGATTGGCCAAGGCATTGAAGCAGAACGTTCGCGCTCCAGTTTGGGTTACCATAAAAACAGGAAGAAGAGTATTCGGCAGTCCCAAGAGGAGATACTGGAGAAGGAGGAAGCTGAAAGTCTGA
- the cofC gene encoding 2-phospho-L-lactate guanylyltransferase, translated as MKFVIPFKPVNPKSRLSDVLSEEERKRFAELMLIDVVNVLKKLDLEIKIVSSSKLNLDLGVELEEDNRPLDDCVNSELEEVPKAIVMSDLPLLNSETIERFLDCKEDVVIAPGRKGGTNMLLVRKKGFRVSYHYCSFIKHLNFAKSLGFSYRIFDSFYSSVDIDDRGDLLELMIHGEGKLSKAYLEELGFRVKLEKIPKLQRVKKKSRQSLVLR; from the coding sequence ATGAAATTCGTGATACCTTTCAAACCCGTAAATCCAAAATCCAGACTTAGCGATGTTTTAAGTGAAGAAGAGAGAAAAAGATTTGCGGAATTGATGTTGATAGATGTAGTCAATGTTCTAAAAAAACTTGATCTTGAAATAAAGATAGTCTCATCCTCGAAACTAAATCTCGATCTTGGGGTCGAGCTTGAAGAAGATAACAGACCTCTGGACGATTGTGTGAACTCTGAACTTGAAGAAGTTCCAAAGGCAATCGTGATGTCAGATTTACCTCTTTTAAATTCAGAAACAATTGAAAGGTTTTTGGATTGTAAAGAAGACGTAGTAATTGCTCCTGGTAGAAAAGGAGGAACAAACATGCTTCTCGTTAGAAAAAAAGGATTCAGAGTTTCTTATCATTATTGCAGTTTTATAAAACATTTGAATTTTGCAAAATCTCTCGGTTTTAGCTATCGAATCTTTGATTCTTTCTACTCATCCGTGGACATAGACGACAGAGGAGATTTGCTTGAGCTCATGATCCATGGTGAGGGAAAACTTTCAAAGGCATATTTGGAAGAACTTGGATTTCGCGTAAAGTTAGAAAAAATTCCAAAGTTGCAAAGAGTTAAGAAAAAATCCAGACAATCTTTAGTTCTGCGATAG
- a CDS encoding tubulin/FtsZ family protein, with protein sequence MRLFVIGFGQAGGKILDMLIENEKRRGSNIRMRWLAVNTARTDLIGLKHVPMQDRILIGQTVVKGHGVGTDNKMGAKITQDEIETILNAIDERGTHDLDAFLILAGLGGGTGSGGAPVLAKHLSEMYSEPVYAFGILPAPEEGKLYSLNAARSMISLMKYVDNLILFDNGAWKFEGMSLKDSFAKINEEIVRRIALLARAGEPIEEDLVGEMVVDSSEVINTLKGGGITSIGYATSLAETDSKKGLPFFRKKKKEEIETIEGDKAIKIASLVRRAALGRLTLPCNISSAERALILVAGPPEHLDRKGLEKAKIWLEEQIAGVEVRAGDYPTRRTKYVAALVVLANVTEAPRVKELQQLAIEAKEGIESAEKERVEKTINLFDEDIEPLI encoded by the coding sequence ATGAGGCTCTTCGTCATAGGCTTTGGGCAGGCTGGCGGGAAGATTCTTGACATGCTTATCGAGAATGAAAAAAGAAGAGGATCAAATATTAGAATGAGATGGCTTGCTGTAAATACTGCAAGAACAGATTTAATAGGCCTAAAACATGTTCCGATGCAGGACAGAATTTTAATCGGCCAAACAGTAGTTAAAGGACACGGTGTAGGAACGGATAACAAAATGGGGGCCAAAATAACCCAGGATGAAATCGAAACGATTCTAAATGCTATTGACGAAAGGGGAACTCATGATTTGGACGCCTTTCTCATTTTAGCTGGTCTTGGTGGTGGAACGGGGAGTGGAGGTGCACCAGTTCTTGCAAAGCATCTTTCCGAGATGTATTCTGAGCCGGTATACGCATTTGGAATTCTTCCTGCACCTGAAGAAGGAAAGCTTTACTCTTTGAATGCAGCAAGAAGCATGATTTCCCTGATGAAATACGTTGATAATCTCATTCTGTTTGATAATGGAGCATGGAAATTTGAGGGAATGAGTCTCAAGGATTCTTTCGCAAAGATAAACGAAGAAATAGTTAGAAGAATCGCTTTACTTGCAAGAGCGGGAGAACCAATAGAAGAAGACTTGGTAGGAGAAATGGTTGTGGACAGCAGCGAGGTTATAAATACTCTAAAAGGTGGCGGAATCACATCAATTGGTTATGCAACAAGTTTAGCCGAAACTGATTCAAAAAAAGGGTTGCCATTCTTCAGAAAGAAGAAAAAAGAGGAAATTGAAACGATTGAAGGTGACAAGGCTATAAAAATAGCCTCTCTCGTCAGAAGGGCCGCACTTGGAAGGTTGACATTACCATGTAACATAAGTAGTGCAGAAAGGGCGCTAATTTTGGTTGCAGGTCCTCCAGAGCATCTCGACAGAAAAGGACTCGAGAAGGCAAAGATCTGGCTTGAAGAGCAAATTGCCGGGGTTGAAGTAAGAGCGGGAGACTATCCTACAAGGAGAACAAAATACGTCGCAGCTTTAGTTGTTCTTGCCAACGTAACCGAAGCTCCCAGGGTAAAAGAGTTGCAACAACTTGCGATTGAAGCAAAGGAAGGGATCGAAAGTGCAGAAAAGGAAAGGGTCGAGAAGACAATAAATCTGTTCGATGAAGATATTGAACCGCTTATATGA
- a CDS encoding YhbY family RNA-binding protein, whose protein sequence is MEMVKINVGKKGITESLINEINLQLEKRGIVKVKLLRNFESRSNRSSVGEELAKRLGCKVKDVRGFVITLER, encoded by the coding sequence ATGGAAATGGTAAAGATCAATGTAGGCAAGAAAGGAATAACGGAAAGCTTAATAAACGAAATAAATCTCCAACTTGAAAAGAGGGGAATAGTGAAAGTTAAACTGCTCAGGAATTTCGAGAGTAGGAGCAATAGGAGTTCGGTAGGTGAAGAGTTGGCCAAAAGGCTCGGATGTAAGGTTAAAGACGTGAGGGGATTTGTTATAACTTTGGAGAGGTGA
- a CDS encoding DNA-binding protein: MDELEEIRRRKLLEMQRQKELEELRRQEELRRQYEAQKQAILRTILEPEARERLGRLKLAHPEIAEAVETQLVYLAQAGKIQGKISDNMLVEILKRVQKKRETKIVRK; this comes from the coding sequence ATGGACGAGCTGGAGGAAATAAGAAGAAGAAAACTTCTTGAGATGCAAAGGCAAAAGGAGCTTGAGGAATTGAGAAGACAGGAAGAGCTTAGAAGACAGTATGAAGCTCAAAAGCAGGCTATACTACGAACAATACTCGAGCCAGAGGCAAGGGAAAGACTTGGAAGGTTAAAATTAGCTCATCCAGAAATTGCTGAAGCGGTAGAAACCCAGCTCGTCTATTTGGCTCAGGCTGGAAAGATTCAGGGAAAAATTTCAGACAATATGCTTGTTGAGATTTTGAAAAGGGTTCAGAAAAAAAGAGAAACCAAAATTGTTAGGAAGTGA
- a CDS encoding replication factor C small subunit, with protein MEEFEIWVEKYRPKTLDEVVGQEEIIKRLKGYVERKNIPHMLFSGPPGTGKTATAIALTRDLFGDVWRDNFIEMNASDERGIDVVRHKIKEFARTAPLGGAPFKIIFLDEADALTADAQAALRRTMEMFSKSCRFILSCNYVSRIIEPIQSRCAVFRFKAVSKEAMKKRLLEICQKEGVKITEDGIEAILYISGGDFRKAINALQGAAAIGEVVDREKIFQITATAQPEEIAQILETALKGNFVEAREKLSKLMLEYGMSGEDVIAQLFREITSSNMNEKLKVLLIDKLGEIDFRLTEGANERIQLSAFLAYVSTLAKK; from the coding sequence ATGGAAGAGTTTGAGATCTGGGTCGAAAAGTATCGTCCTAAAACACTTGACGAAGTGGTTGGACAGGAGGAGATCATAAAAAGGCTAAAAGGCTACGTTGAGAGGAAAAACATTCCTCACATGCTTTTTTCAGGTCCTCCTGGCACAGGAAAGACCGCAACAGCAATAGCTTTGACAAGAGACCTGTTTGGAGATGTTTGGAGGGATAACTTTATCGAAATGAACGCAAGCGATGAGAGAGGAATTGATGTAGTTCGGCACAAGATCAAGGAATTCGCAAGAACCGCTCCGCTTGGTGGAGCACCTTTTAAAATTATATTTCTCGACGAAGCCGATGCATTGACTGCAGACGCTCAGGCTGCACTCAGGAGAACAATGGAAATGTTCTCAAAGAGCTGTAGATTTATTTTAAGCTGTAATTACGTGAGCAGGATAATAGAGCCAATTCAAAGCAGATGTGCTGTTTTCAGATTTAAGGCTGTATCCAAAGAAGCGATGAAGAAAAGATTGCTTGAAATCTGCCAAAAAGAAGGGGTAAAGATTACCGAAGACGGAATTGAGGCAATTCTATACATTTCTGGTGGAGATTTCAGAAAAGCGATAAATGCTCTCCAAGGTGCGGCAGCAATTGGAGAAGTCGTTGATCGAGAGAAAATCTTCCAGATCACTGCAACCGCTCAACCAGAAGAAATTGCTCAAATTCTTGAAACTGCCCTTAAGGGCAACTTCGTCGAAGCTCGTGAAAAGTTAAGCAAGCTTATGCTTGAATACGGCATGAGCGGTGAAGACGTGATTGCACAGCTCTTCAGAGAGATCACTTCTTCAAACATGAATGAGAAGCTGAAGGTTCTGTTAATCGATAAACTGGGCGAGATAGATTTTAGACTGACTGAGGGAGCAAACGAAAGGATCCAGCTCTCTGCATTTCTGGCTTACGTTTCAACGCTTGCAAAGAAGTGA
- a CDS encoding 30S ribosomal protein S19e, with the protein MSVYDVPAELLINRVAQKLKDAVSPPEWAKFVKTGVNRERAPDQPDWWYIRLASIFRRIYIDGPVGIERLRSYYGGRKRRGVRPAHFAKGSGSIVRNALHQLEQLGFVKKTPRGRVLTPAGRAYLDKIAAELKSELSQKIPELSKY; encoded by the coding sequence ATGAGTGTATACGATGTGCCTGCAGAACTGCTCATAAACAGGGTTGCACAGAAGCTAAAGGATGCTGTGTCTCCGCCGGAGTGGGCTAAGTTTGTCAAGACAGGAGTAAACAGGGAAAGGGCTCCGGATCAGCCCGACTGGTGGTATATTAGACTTGCATCCATATTCAGGAGGATCTACATCGATGGGCCCGTAGGGATCGAGAGACTGCGATCCTACTATGGAGGCAGAAAAAGACGTGGAGTTAGACCGGCGCACTTTGCTAAGGGAAGCGGGTCAATAGTGAGAAACGCTCTGCATCAGCTGGAGCAACTGGGTTTTGTTAAGAAAACTCCCAGGGGAAGAGTTTTAACTCCTGCAGGTAGAGCTTACTTGGACAAAATAGCAGCGGAGTTGAAGTCAGAATTGTCTCAGAAGATTCCAGAACTGAGTAAATACTGA
- a CDS encoding 50S ribosomal protein L31e, whose translation MANIQVERIYSLRLRQKLVRYPRWLRAKKATRYLRNFLSRHMKVPPENVKLDEKVNEFLWSRGAKWAPARIRVRAVKFDDGIVEVELA comes from the coding sequence ATGGCGAATATTCAGGTTGAGAGAATTTACTCCTTAAGACTAAGGCAGAAACTCGTCCGATACCCTCGGTGGTTGAGGGCCAAAAAAGCTACAAGATATCTCAGAAACTTTCTGAGCAGACACATGAAGGTTCCACCTGAGAATGTAAAACTTGATGAAAAAGTTAACGAGTTTCTGTGGAGCAGAGGAGCAAAATGGGCTCCAGCGAGAATCAGAGTCAGAGCGGTGAAGTTTGACGATGGAATTGTTGAAGTAGAACTTGCATGA
- a CDS encoding UbiX family flavin prenyltransferase has product MKLIVALTGASGQIVGIRLIEKLISKGIEVYAIASRAAKITMKSETEFDETYLRTIATKFYDEDEIYAPFSSGSFRHDGMAIVPCSIKTASSIAYGITDNLITRAADVTLKEGRRLVVAVREAPLHKGHLSALLRLSELGAIIYPLVLSFYSKPKNLEELVDFTVSRIMEQLGIEVDYKRWQ; this is encoded by the coding sequence ATGAAACTTATTGTTGCACTAACCGGAGCAAGCGGTCAAATAGTTGGTATTAGACTCATTGAAAAGCTAATCTCAAAAGGGATAGAAGTGTATGCAATCGCTTCGAGAGCGGCGAAAATAACGATGAAAAGTGAAACCGAATTTGATGAAACTTATTTGCGAACCATAGCAACGAAGTTCTATGACGAAGATGAAATCTACGCTCCTTTCTCAAGCGGGAGCTTCAGACACGATGGAATGGCAATCGTGCCATGCAGTATCAAGACTGCATCGAGTATAGCATACGGAATTACGGACAACCTGATAACAAGAGCTGCAGACGTGACTCTAAAAGAAGGAAGAAGGCTCGTTGTTGCGGTTAGAGAAGCTCCATTGCATAAAGGCCATCTTTCAGCTCTTTTAAGACTTTCTGAGCTTGGTGCAATCATTTATCCCTTAGTCTTATCTTTTTATTCAAAACCAAAAAATCTTGAAGAACTCGTGGATTTCACAGTTTCAAGAATAATGGAACAGCTTGGAATTGAAGTTGATTACAAGAGATGGCAATGA
- a CDS encoding translation initiation factor IF-6 produces the protein MRLLAVHGSPLIGLYAKVSENFAVIGVSDEKFESSLKETLGVETVVTTIAGSELVGSMIAMNSNGLVVSSSVTTKELEKLESKFEVKVVDTPMTCLGNNFCLNDRGGIAHPEMANHIVEEISDFLNIEIVLGTIGGIKTVGMAGVITNRGGIVHPNTNEWELKKIKRVMGIEALKGTANFGNDMVGSSIIANSKGYIVGRDTTGLELGIIDEALFP, from the coding sequence ATGAGGCTTTTAGCCGTTCACGGAAGCCCCCTTATCGGATTATATGCAAAAGTTTCGGAGAATTTTGCAGTAATAGGTGTATCTGACGAGAAGTTCGAATCTTCTTTAAAGGAAACTCTTGGTGTTGAGACAGTGGTGACCACGATTGCAGGATCAGAACTTGTAGGATCAATGATTGCGATGAACTCAAATGGATTGGTTGTTAGCAGTAGCGTTACAACCAAAGAACTTGAAAAGCTTGAGAGCAAGTTTGAAGTTAAAGTTGTGGATACACCAATGACATGTTTGGGAAACAATTTTTGTCTAAATGACAGGGGAGGTATTGCTCATCCAGAGATGGCCAATCACATTGTAGAAGAGATAAGCGATTTTCTTAACATAGAGATAGTTTTGGGAACAATTGGGGGAATAAAAACAGTCGGGATGGCAGGGGTAATAACGAACAGGGGAGGAATAGTGCATCCTAACACAAATGAATGGGAATTAAAAAAGATCAAGAGGGTTATGGGCATAGAAGCTTTGAAAGGAACCGCCAATTTCGGCAACGACATGGTTGGTTCGAGCATCATCGCAAATTCAAAAGGATACATAGTTGGTAGGGATACTACCGGTTTGGAGTTAGGAATTATAGATGAAGCTCTGTTTCCGTGA
- the argC gene encoding N-acetyl-gamma-glutamyl-phosphate reductase, which produces MKIGIIGASGYTGGELLRLLAMHPKAEVSAVSSRRFEGKEVWRLHSFLRGFYNIKFCAPEIKNFSDCDVVFTAVPHGEAMLYVPKLLEVGIKVVDLSADYRLPKEVYEKTYGKKHTGYLEAVYGLTELHRDEIRRAKLVANPGCYPTGTVLAVAPLAKLELIEKVVFDCKSGITGAGESPSEFTHYPNLHEAIVPYKVTDHRHFPEIIQELSRFQQDVRVYFTPQVFPGSRGILTNAHVFMRGELTREELYRIYEDFYRDCYFIRLQEEVKLSQVRGSNFCDIALYPAGERVVVVSAIDNMVKGASGQAIQNMNLMFGLDERTGLKIPPLFP; this is translated from the coding sequence ATGAAAATTGGAATTATTGGTGCGAGCGGTTATACAGGGGGAGAACTCCTAAGACTCCTTGCTATGCACCCAAAAGCAGAAGTTTCTGCAGTTTCATCAAGGAGATTTGAGGGAAAGGAAGTTTGGAGGCTACATAGCTTTCTTAGAGGGTTCTATAATATTAAATTCTGTGCTCCGGAAATCAAAAACTTCTCTGATTGTGATGTCGTGTTTACTGCGGTCCCGCATGGAGAAGCGATGCTTTATGTTCCTAAATTGCTGGAGGTCGGTATAAAGGTTGTGGATCTGTCTGCAGATTATCGATTACCGAAGGAAGTTTACGAAAAGACCTATGGCAAGAAACATACTGGCTATCTGGAGGCAGTTTATGGTTTAACGGAACTTCATCGTGATGAAATAAGAAGAGCAAAGCTCGTGGCAAACCCGGGATGCTATCCAACTGGCACTGTTTTAGCTGTGGCGCCACTTGCAAAGCTTGAATTAATTGAAAAAGTTGTATTTGATTGCAAGAGCGGAATTACTGGTGCAGGGGAGAGTCCGTCTGAATTCACGCATTATCCAAACTTGCACGAGGCGATAGTTCCTTATAAAGTGACAGATCACAGACATTTTCCTGAAATTATCCAGGAACTTTCGAGATTTCAGCAAGATGTAAGGGTTTATTTTACTCCCCAGGTATTTCCCGGTTCGAGGGGGATTCTAACAAATGCACACGTATTTATGAGAGGAGAGCTAACAAGAGAAGAGCTTTACAGGATATATGAAGATTTTTACAGAGACTGCTACTTCATAAGACTTCAGGAGGAGGTAAAGTTGAGCCAGGTAAGGGGAAGCAATTTCTGCGATATAGCTCTTTATCCTGCTGGCGAGAGAGTGGTAGTAGTCTCGGCAATCGATAACATGGTTAAAGGTGCAAGCGGGCAGGCAATACAGAACATGAATTTGATGTTTGGCTTGGATGAGCGAACTGGACTGAAAATTCCGCCCCTCTTTCCATGA
- the ftsY gene encoding signal recognition particle-docking protein FtsY, whose translation MFKALKEKLQQLKEKIDIGSVGEKVSALASGEVLISEEKVDEILDELEVILLESDVAFEVVGEIREKLKARLSGKRKKIGESLYNIVEKELKAVLIEILQKNQFDFDEFVERRIKDKKPLNIIFVGVNGTGKTTTIAKVAKRLMNKYSVVIAAGDTFRAGAIEQIEEHAKRLGVRLIKHNPGSDPTAVIFDALKHAESRGIDIVLADTAGRMHTKKNLLDQLEKIKRVTKPDLIIFVDETIAGNDAVERARMFNEMVGIDGSILTKIDADPKGGTAISISYVTQKPILFLGTGQSYEDLVKFDPHWLVERIFS comes from the coding sequence ATGTTTAAGGCACTTAAGGAGAAACTTCAGCAGTTAAAAGAAAAAATAGATATTGGCAGTGTTGGGGAAAAAGTATCCGCCTTGGCAAGTGGAGAGGTTTTAATCTCGGAAGAAAAAGTCGATGAGATTCTTGATGAGCTTGAAGTCATTCTGCTCGAAAGCGATGTTGCATTTGAAGTGGTGGGTGAAATAAGAGAGAAACTAAAGGCAAGACTTTCTGGAAAAAGGAAGAAAATTGGAGAAAGTCTTTACAACATAGTTGAAAAAGAGCTGAAGGCAGTTCTGATTGAGATCCTGCAAAAAAATCAATTCGACTTTGATGAGTTTGTAGAGCGGAGGATTAAGGATAAAAAACCTTTAAACATAATATTCGTTGGGGTAAATGGCACAGGAAAAACGACGACGATTGCAAAGGTAGCAAAGAGGCTCATGAACAAATACAGCGTTGTGATCGCTGCTGGAGACACTTTTAGGGCGGGAGCGATAGAGCAAATTGAGGAGCATGCAAAGAGACTTGGAGTTAGACTTATAAAGCACAATCCCGGCTCTGATCCCACTGCGGTCATATTTGACGCCTTGAAGCATGCAGAGAGTAGAGGCATAGATATTGTTCTCGCGGACACAGCCGGAAGAATGCACACCAAAAAGAATCTTTTAGATCAGCTTGAGAAGATAAAGAGAGTCACTAAACCGGATCTGATCATTTTTGTTGATGAGACCATTGCGGGAAATGATGCTGTTGAAAGAGCAAGAATGTTTAATGAAATGGTTGGGATTGACGGTAGCATTCTAACCAAGATCGATGCAGATCCAAAAGGCGGAACTGCAATCTCGATCAGCTATGTAACTCAAAAACCGATTCTTTTTCTGGGAACAGGGCAAAGTTATGAGGATTTGGTAAAGTTTGACCCTCACTGGCTTGTTGAAAGGATCTTTTCATGA
- the rpl18a gene encoding 50S ribosomal protein L18Ae — protein sequence MFEIKGSFKDVDGWKKFKKVIKAESEKLALEKLFSIIGSNHKVKRHLIKVEEIKKVGK from the coding sequence ATGTTCGAGATAAAAGGATCTTTTAAAGATGTAGACGGCTGGAAAAAGTTTAAAAAAGTAATTAAAGCTGAGAGTGAGAAACTTGCTTTGGAAAAGCTCTTTTCAATAATAGGGAGCAATCACAAGGTTAAGAGGCATCTCATAAAAGTTGAAGAAATAAAAAAGGTGGGTAAATGA
- the pfdA gene encoding prefoldin subunit alpha yields MSIEEKVAVLQQLQKDFELLQRRLVELELIANEYRKAISTLEFLKTAEKEINALVSLGGGVYAYSDIRDCKKVLLEVGSGIVVEKDVDSALDFIKKRLEEVEKSSADTTNTLRGIVLEASKIQQEIAELSKKKEE; encoded by the coding sequence ATGAGCATCGAAGAGAAAGTTGCAGTTCTCCAACAACTACAAAAGGATTTCGAACTTTTGCAAAGGAGATTGGTTGAACTGGAACTTATTGCGAATGAGTATAGAAAAGCAATCTCAACTTTGGAATTTTTAAAAACTGCTGAGAAAGAAATTAACGCCCTCGTGAGCCTTGGGGGAGGCGTTTACGCTTATTCAGACATAAGAGACTGCAAAAAAGTTTTGTTGGAGGTTGGTTCAGGGATAGTTGTTGAAAAGGACGTCGATAGTGCCCTCGACTTTATTAAAAAGAGGCTGGAAGAAGTTGAGAAATCAAGTGCAGACACAACAAACACTCTCAGGGGAATAGTTCTTGAAGCATCAAAGATCCAGCAGGAAATAGCGGAGCTTTCAAAGAAGAAAGAGGAATGA